A genome region from Christensenella minuta includes the following:
- the efp gene encoding elongation factor P, which translates to MVSAGEFRKGMTVEIDGQVWVIVDFQHVKPGKGAAFVRTKIKNVVTGNVLERTFNPTEKFPKAHIDRKEMQYLYSDGELYYFMDTETYEQLPLNHDKVEDALPYITENMNVTIKFFKGEAFSVEPPNFVELTITETEPGFKGDTATAGNKPAIMETGAKIMVPLFIDTGDKIRIDTRTGEYMERV; encoded by the coding sequence ATGGTTTCAGCCGGAGAATTCAGAAAAGGCATGACAGTGGAGATAGACGGACAGGTGTGGGTCATTGTTGACTTCCAGCACGTAAAGCCGGGGAAGGGTGCGGCGTTTGTGCGTACAAAGATCAAAAACGTCGTCACCGGGAACGTTTTGGAACGTACGTTCAATCCGACGGAAAAATTCCCCAAAGCGCATATCGACCGAAAGGAAATGCAGTATCTGTATTCGGACGGAGAGCTCTATTATTTCATGGATACCGAGACATACGAGCAACTTCCTTTGAACCATGATAAGGTAGAGGACGCGCTGCCCTATATTACGGAAAATATGAATGTAACGATCAAGTTCTTCAAAGGGGAAGCGTTCTCTGTTGAACCTCCGAACTTTGTCGAACTCACGATCACGGAGACCGAGCCCGGTTTCAAAGGTGATACAGCAACCGCCGGTAACAAGCCTGCTATTATGGAAACAGGCGCAAAGATTATGGTTCCTCTCTTCATTGATACAGGCGATAAAATCCGTATTGACACCAGGACAGGGGAGTATATGGAACGCGTATAA
- the xseB gene encoding exodeoxyribonuclease VII small subunit, translated as MPEKDLEAYLDELKQISEKISDEDIKLADAVSLYKKGMAAADKASKLLEKFEQKLEIIHDDESEE; from the coding sequence ATGCCTGAAAAGGACCTTGAAGCATATCTTGACGAACTAAAGCAAATATCCGAAAAAATATCTGATGAGGATATTAAGCTTGCGGATGCCGTTTCCCTCTATAAAAAGGGGATGGCCGCCGCGGATAAAGCTTCCAAACTCCTGGAGAAATTTGAGCAGAAACTTGAAATTATCCACGACGACGAAAGCGAGGAGTAA
- a CDS encoding NADH-quinone oxidoreductase subunit NuoE family protein, whose amino-acid sequence MREDILKALAADEDEEQKLEQISNVINLYGGKRDSLIQILHLAQEIYGYLPLGVQKFISEEMDIPVAEVSGVVTFYSFFATKPRGEHTIRVCMGTACYVRGGKKLIERLQELLGIELGDTTSDKKFSFEIARCIGACGLAPAMMIDEKVYKQVNPNQLESILAQY is encoded by the coding sequence ATGAGGGAAGATATCTTAAAAGCACTTGCAGCCGATGAAGATGAGGAACAGAAGCTGGAACAGATTTCCAATGTCATCAATCTATATGGCGGTAAAAGGGACAGTCTGATCCAAATCCTGCATCTGGCTCAGGAAATTTACGGCTATTTACCGCTTGGAGTACAAAAATTTATTTCGGAGGAAATGGATATTCCTGTTGCGGAGGTATCAGGAGTCGTAACTTTTTATTCGTTTTTTGCAACAAAGCCAAGGGGCGAACACACGATACGGGTATGCATGGGGACCGCATGTTACGTACGCGGAGGGAAAAAATTGATTGAACGCCTACAGGAGTTATTGGGAATTGAATTGGGAGATACGACCTCCGATAAGAAATTTTCCTTTGAGATCGCGCGCTGCATTGGCGCCTGTGGGCTTGCACCCGCAATGATGATTGACGAAAAAGTCTATAAACAGGTCAATCCCAACCAACTGGAATCTATTTTGGCCCAGTACTAG
- a CDS encoding DUF2273 domain-containing protein, with translation MKDKFFEWYGENSGLFWGIIIGLLVAILFLTIGFWATILIALCVGVGAFLGSRPDIRLMIKEWFMGLFTKRN, from the coding sequence ATGAAAGATAAATTTTTTGAATGGTATGGCGAGAACAGCGGATTGTTTTGGGGGATTATAATTGGTCTGCTCGTTGCAATTCTGTTCCTAACCATCGGATTTTGGGCAACTATTTTGATTGCGCTGTGCGTGGGGGTCGGCGCTTTCCTCGGTTCGCGCCCGGATATCCGCCTGATGATTAAGGAATGGTTTATGGGACTTTTTACAAAAAGAAACTAG
- the amaP gene encoding alkaline shock response membrane anchor protein AmaP, producing the protein MKMKVGTRVVLTIYLIAVIALCGFILATLGGLIPGSNLSDFTNTVLNGSIWFKVLYAVIAVVVIIVSFMLMFFGTGKAPAPKTAKVASFESGNILITVKAIEELVERYVHENKDVKGLRTNVVSHEDTLDLAIDICVLPDVDIPAVTKELQAGLSAYIQQHTGIAVNETKIMVTGLKENSAKLS; encoded by the coding sequence ATGAAAATGAAGGTGGGGACTCGTGTCGTCCTGACAATCTATCTCATTGCTGTCATTGCGTTATGCGGATTTATACTCGCAACACTTGGCGGCCTTATCCCGGGCAGCAATTTGTCGGATTTTACAAATACGGTCCTGAACGGCTCTATTTGGTTTAAGGTGCTATATGCCGTCATCGCGGTGGTCGTTATTATCGTGAGCTTTATGCTGATGTTCTTTGGAACGGGAAAAGCTCCCGCGCCGAAAACGGCAAAGGTTGCGTCGTTTGAAAGCGGTAATATACTGATTACCGTAAAAGCGATCGAGGAACTCGTAGAACGGTATGTCCATGAGAACAAGGATGTAAAGGGGCTGCGGACAAATGTTGTCTCACATGAAGATACGCTCGATCTGGCCATTGACATTTGTGTGCTTCCCGATGTCGATATTCCTGCTGTAACAAAAGAGCTGCAGGCGGGACTTTCGGCTTATATCCAGCAGCATACCGGAATTGCGGTAAATGAAACAAAAATTATGGTGACTGGCTTGAAAGAAAATTCCGCAAAACTTTCCTGA
- the xseA gene encoding exodeoxyribonuclease VII large subunit: MDELVLSVHELNTYVSDKLFSDPFLEEIWIRGEVTDVNMRHDTLYFVLKDDMASVGCLLFNCVEAVECSDAIIEGQTILVRGEISLYRKNGNYRIIVKEVERVGLGELYARFQRIREKLDKLGVFNEERKRTLPRYPKKIGIVTSGQGAAIQDIRNIAQRRNPQVKLVLYPVKVQGPDAPAEIVRGIEYLNENTDADILIVGRGGGSAEDLFAFNEEEVVLSIYRSRIPVVSAVGHETDFTLCDMAADLRAPTPSAAAELSIPPRDDIYAGILALRESIAQRLFQILYEKKAVFEQGKRSLRREVLLLRLSHAQEKIDTYRAAVKNNTFHLYKNREMQYNSYKSSIENLSPMSAFDRGYSIAMHGGRELRSTNEVAAGDEIEIILKDGTINACVTGSKKHA, encoded by the coding sequence ATGGATGAACTCGTCCTGTCCGTTCATGAACTGAATACTTACGTCTCGGATAAACTTTTCAGCGATCCGTTTCTGGAAGAAATCTGGATACGCGGGGAAGTTACGGATGTGAACATGCGGCATGATACGCTGTATTTTGTTCTGAAGGACGATATGGCTTCCGTTGGATGCCTTCTTTTCAATTGTGTTGAGGCGGTCGAGTGTTCTGATGCGATTATTGAGGGACAGACGATTCTCGTACGCGGAGAAATTTCCCTTTACCGGAAAAATGGAAACTACCGGATCATTGTGAAAGAGGTAGAACGGGTCGGTCTCGGCGAATTATATGCCCGCTTCCAACGTATCCGGGAGAAGCTGGACAAGCTTGGGGTATTTAACGAAGAGCGGAAACGGACGCTTCCCAGATATCCGAAAAAAATTGGGATCGTAACCTCCGGACAGGGCGCGGCAATTCAGGATATCCGTAATATTGCACAACGCAGGAATCCTCAGGTCAAGCTTGTCCTGTATCCTGTTAAGGTGCAGGGGCCGGACGCGCCTGCCGAAATCGTACGGGGGATCGAATACCTGAATGAAAATACTGATGCGGATATTCTGATTGTCGGCCGCGGCGGCGGCAGCGCAGAAGACCTGTTTGCATTCAACGAGGAAGAGGTGGTGCTAAGCATTTACCGATCCCGCATTCCCGTTGTAAGCGCAGTCGGGCACGAAACGGATTTTACCCTCTGCGATATGGCGGCGGATTTGCGCGCACCGACTCCTTCGGCGGCGGCGGAGCTTTCCATCCCGCCACGCGATGATATTTATGCCGGTATCCTCGCGCTCCGCGAAAGCATTGCGCAGCGGCTTTTTCAAATACTATACGAAAAAAAAGCCGTATTCGAGCAGGGCAAACGTTCCCTGCGCAGAGAGGTGCTTTTGCTTCGCCTTTCTCATGCGCAGGAAAAGATAGATACTTACCGTGCGGCGGTTAAAAACAACACATTTCATCTTTATAAAAATCGCGAGATGCAGTATAATAGCTATAAATCATCCATTGAGAACCTGAGCCCCATGAGCGCGTTCGACCGCGGATATTCTATTGCGATGCACGGCGGCAGGGAACTGCGCAGTACAAATGAAGTGGCGGCAGGGGACGAAATCGAGATTATTTTAAAAGACGGCACAATAAACGCGTGTGTCACGGGGAGCAAAAAACATGCCTGA
- a CDS encoding bifunctional 4-hydroxy-3-methylbut-2-enyl diphosphate reductase/30S ribosomal protein S1 has product MSRIVVAKNAGFCFGVARAVDTVNETVGKFDHIYTYGELIHNKDVIADLEKKGIRVTEDLDAVPRDQSTVIVIRSHGVSKAVYDKIRERGFDVLDLTCPFVARIHKRVIEAGDTPVVIIGTENHPEVAGIKGWAQGEVYVAGSAEEAKKLPRLEHALVVAQTTITHKLWDEVVEVLNERSETLDLFNSICDTTQKRQKEAVELAQVSDIVLVVGGRHSSNTEKLYQLCKSHCEKTYYIDNIAQLPLEKVTNHVIISIVAGASTPDWLIREVKTLMSDVEKVVDTTQDTEEQEVVSTEQEQSQANEDFMAEIEKSFVYIKRGQIVTGTVVQISDSEICVNIGYKSDGIIKKENLTAAGDENPMDLFKVGDEIEAEVVTLNDGEGNVVLSRKSIESKLKWKELVESLDESAVYTVKVDKVVKGGVLAKLDGYDAFIPASQLSLRYVEDLSEFVGQDLEVNIIEADKRQRRFVLSHKNILKAQAEEQEKKLYDTFKKGDKVTGKVKRLTDFGAFVDIGGVDGLLHITDISWVKIKHPSDVLKVGDDIEVQILNVDPEKKRISLGLKQLSPKPWDLVPEKYLVGDTVEGTVVRIMPFGAFVSLEPTIDGLVHISQVTNRRLEKVEEELRIGDKVTAKIMEVNPAKKRISLSIRALMDEPEKPVKQETDSKQKEERFHYEIPPVEEATSSLADFFPKMDTDDSQDEE; this is encoded by the coding sequence ATGTCAAGAATAGTAGTAGCGAAAAATGCCGGTTTTTGTTTCGGAGTAGCCCGCGCGGTCGATACCGTAAACGAAACTGTTGGAAAATTCGATCATATCTATACGTATGGCGAATTGATCCATAATAAAGACGTTATTGCCGATCTCGAAAAAAAAGGGATTCGCGTAACCGAGGACCTGGACGCGGTTCCCCGTGACCAGAGCACGGTTATCGTAATCCGGTCGCATGGTGTATCCAAGGCGGTTTACGACAAGATCAGGGAACGCGGTTTTGACGTGCTCGATCTTACCTGTCCGTTTGTAGCGCGTATCCACAAACGCGTAATCGAGGCGGGCGATACGCCCGTTGTGATTATTGGGACGGAAAACCATCCCGAGGTTGCAGGGATCAAGGGATGGGCGCAGGGAGAGGTGTATGTTGCGGGCAGTGCGGAAGAAGCGAAAAAACTGCCGCGGCTTGAACATGCGCTTGTTGTCGCCCAGACGACCATTACCCACAAGCTGTGGGATGAGGTCGTCGAGGTGCTGAATGAACGTTCGGAAACGCTTGATCTTTTCAATTCGATCTGCGATACGACACAAAAGCGCCAAAAAGAAGCGGTAGAGCTTGCGCAGGTTTCGGATATTGTGCTTGTGGTAGGAGGGAGACATTCTTCCAATACGGAAAAATTATATCAACTGTGCAAGAGCCATTGCGAAAAAACCTATTATATAGACAATATAGCGCAACTTCCACTTGAAAAAGTGACGAATCATGTTATAATAAGTATTGTCGCCGGTGCATCGACACCGGATTGGTTAATTAGGGAGGTAAAGACACTTATGAGCGATGTCGAAAAAGTTGTGGATACGACACAGGATACGGAGGAACAGGAAGTAGTGTCCACTGAGCAAGAACAATCACAAGCAAACGAGGATTTCATGGCTGAGATTGAGAAATCGTTTGTCTATATTAAGAGGGGGCAGATCGTGACCGGAACGGTTGTTCAGATTTCCGACAGTGAAATATGTGTCAATATTGGCTATAAATCTGACGGTATCATCAAAAAAGAAAACCTTACCGCCGCCGGGGACGAAAACCCTATGGATCTCTTTAAGGTAGGCGATGAGATTGAAGCCGAGGTCGTAACACTGAACGACGGCGAAGGGAACGTTGTCCTTTCCAGAAAGTCAATCGAATCCAAGCTAAAATGGAAAGAGCTTGTGGAATCTTTGGATGAGAGTGCCGTTTATACGGTAAAAGTTGATAAAGTAGTTAAAGGCGGCGTGCTTGCCAAGCTGGACGGTTATGATGCGTTTATCCCGGCTTCGCAGCTTTCCCTGCGTTATGTGGAAGACCTGAGCGAATTTGTTGGTCAGGACCTCGAAGTCAACATCATCGAGGCGGATAAGCGTCAAAGGCGTTTTGTCCTGTCCCATAAAAATATCCTCAAGGCGCAGGCTGAGGAGCAGGAAAAGAAGCTCTACGATACCTTTAAGAAGGGTGACAAGGTAACCGGAAAGGTGAAGCGCCTGACTGATTTTGGTGCGTTTGTTGATATTGGCGGTGTAGACGGGCTACTGCATATTACGGATATTTCTTGGGTAAAAATTAAGCATCCTTCGGACGTTCTCAAAGTAGGAGACGATATCGAGGTGCAGATATTAAATGTAGATCCGGAAAAGAAGCGGATTTCCTTGGGCCTTAAACAGTTATCTCCGAAGCCGTGGGATCTGGTACCCGAAAAGTATCTCGTAGGCGATACGGTAGAAGGTACGGTCGTTCGTATTATGCCATTTGGCGCGTTTGTTTCTCTTGAACCTACGATTGACGGTCTGGTTCATATTTCGCAGGTGACCAACAGAAGGCTCGAGAAGGTCGAGGAAGAGCTTCGGATCGGCGACAAGGTAACGGCTAAAATCATGGAAGTGAATCCTGCGAAGAAGCGGATCAGCCTAAGTATTCGTGCGCTGATGGACGAGCCGGAAAAGCCTGTTAAACAGGAGACGGATTCCAAGCAGAAGGAAGAAAGATTCCATTATGAGATTCCTCCGGTAGAGGAAGCGACGTCTTCTCTGGCAGATTTCTTCCCGAAAATGGATACTGACGATTCTCAGGACGAAGAATAA
- a CDS encoding Asp23/Gls24 family envelope stress response protein gives MADTKLSTQDTSAVKKESNGTITFANEVIATIAGLAAVDIPGVAGMSGGFVDGFTELLGRKNLSKGIKVEVGTEEVAVDIAIVVEYGTPVPEIAQNIQMAVMKAIETMTGLKVVEVNLNVQGIKFKEQGASVRKEKEPKEEKPEKAPRVK, from the coding sequence ATGGCAGACACAAAACTGAGCACACAGGATACAAGCGCGGTTAAAAAGGAAAGTAACGGTACGATTACATTCGCAAACGAAGTGATCGCAACAATCGCAGGTCTTGCGGCAGTTGACATCCCGGGCGTTGCAGGTATGAGCGGCGGTTTTGTTGATGGCTTTACAGAACTGCTCGGACGGAAGAATCTTTCCAAGGGTATCAAAGTTGAGGTCGGTACGGAAGAGGTCGCGGTTGATATCGCCATCGTCGTAGAATACGGCACTCCCGTTCCCGAAATTGCTCAGAATATCCAGATGGCGGTGATGAAGGCGATCGAGACCATGACGGGACTTAAAGTTGTGGAAGTCAATCTGAATGTACAGGGCATCAAGTTTAAAGAGCAGGGTGCGTCCGTGCGCAAAGAAAAGGAACCCAAAGAAGAAAAGCCGGAAAAAGCGCCCAGAGTAAAATAA
- a CDS encoding polyprenyl synthetase family protein — MPDILSKYTEIVNQRLKELLDLKNVHPMIKDAMNYSIMAGGKRLRPTLNIMANALLSGNMRETLDIACAIEMIHTYSLIHDDLPAMDNDDLRRGKPTSHVMFGEAFAILCGDGLLNFSYEVMMKNALRHASNMNSHMKAMLEVATGAGVYGMITGQCGDIENEGQILTEVELKQVHEHKTGAMIKASLLSGLLLCDPRQEYIDALTVYGNNIGLTFQIVDDVLDIVGDAKKMGKTLGKDKTSKKFTFPTLYGVEKSMKIAEEKTEEAVNAMKVFGTRGQELTDLAQFILKREK; from the coding sequence ATGCCCGATATCTTGAGCAAATATACGGAAATCGTAAACCAACGGCTGAAGGAGTTGCTGGACTTAAAAAATGTCCATCCTATGATTAAAGATGCCATGAATTACAGCATCATGGCTGGCGGAAAGCGGCTTCGCCCCACACTTAATATCATGGCGAATGCGTTGCTGTCCGGCAATATGCGGGAAACGCTAGATATTGCGTGCGCAATCGAAATGATCCATACGTATTCATTGATTCACGACGATCTCCCGGCCATGGATAACGACGATCTGCGGCGCGGGAAGCCCACCAGCCATGTGATGTTCGGCGAGGCATTCGCAATTTTATGCGGAGACGGGCTGCTCAATTTTTCCTACGAGGTGATGATGAAAAACGCGCTGCGTCATGCATCTAATATGAATTCACATATGAAAGCGATGCTTGAAGTTGCCACCGGTGCAGGCGTATACGGCATGATTACCGGACAATGCGGCGATATTGAAAACGAGGGACAGATACTGACGGAAGTTGAACTTAAGCAGGTTCATGAGCATAAGACTGGGGCGATGATTAAAGCTTCGCTTCTTTCCGGGCTTTTGCTGTGCGACCCGCGGCAGGAGTATATCGATGCGCTGACCGTCTACGGCAACAACATCGGTCTCACCTTCCAGATCGTGGACGATGTGCTTGACATCGTCGGCGATGCGAAGAAGATGGGAAAGACGCTCGGGAAAGATAAAACATCCAAAAAATTCACATTCCCAACGCTTTACGGTGTGGAAAAATCTATGAAGATCGCGGAAGAGAAGACGGAAGAGGCCGTAAATGCCATGAAGGTCTTCGGAACACGCGGGCAGGAGCTTACCGACCTCGCGCAATTCATCCTAAAACGCGAAAAGTGA
- a CDS encoding lysophospholipid acyltransferase family protein, translating to MVYFLARVFAYIVLMPIFFVKVVHKENLNIHGGCVVICNHISNWDPIVLGHSVKTQPVCYMAKEELFRNKVANWFLRRLHAIPVARGKSDLKAVKTGLSALKSGKILGIFPEGHRSETGSLLPFEPGAALMALRADVPVVPVYISGNYKLFHQIKLYTYPAIHLKDIVGDKTNSAAIEKATEHLKAVMLELQEQACQE from the coding sequence ATGGTTTATTTTCTTGCGCGCGTTTTTGCTTATATCGTATTAATGCCTATTTTTTTTGTTAAGGTTGTCCACAAGGAAAACCTCAACATTCATGGAGGCTGCGTTGTGATTTGCAATCATATTTCTAACTGGGACCCGATCGTGCTTGGACATAGCGTAAAAACGCAGCCGGTCTGTTATATGGCAAAAGAAGAGCTGTTCCGCAATAAAGTTGCCAATTGGTTTTTGCGGCGGCTGCATGCCATCCCTGTAGCGCGGGGGAAAAGCGATCTCAAGGCTGTAAAGACAGGGCTTTCGGCTTTGAAAAGCGGAAAGATTCTCGGCATCTTCCCGGAAGGGCACCGCAGCGAAACAGGTAGCCTGTTGCCGTTTGAGCCAGGCGCGGCACTGATGGCGCTGCGTGCGGACGTGCCGGTGGTTCCAGTCTACATCAGCGGTAATTATAAACTTTTTCACCAGATCAAGCTATATACGTATCCCGCGATCCATTTGAAGGATATCGTGGGAGATAAAACAAACAGCGCTGCAATCGAAAAAGCAACGGAGCACTTAAAAGCCGTTATGCTTGAATTACAGGAGCAGGCATGTCAAGAATAG
- the nusB gene encoding transcription antitermination factor NusB, which produces MSRTSARETAMKLLYEYSVTGTLSKDSLENAPDALGAESLDENNLRYVGDIVAGFTDKCNEIDEIISSNSKSWKLERIAKVDLAILRLALYEILYMDDIPQKVTINEAIELAKKYSAEKSYQFVNGLLGGYLRNGGTK; this is translated from the coding sequence ATGAGCAGGACGAGCGCGCGCGAGACTGCAATGAAACTTCTATACGAATACAGCGTCACTGGTACGCTCAGCAAAGATTCTCTAGAAAACGCGCCGGATGCTCTTGGCGCAGAATCTTTGGATGAAAATAATCTGCGTTATGTCGGGGATATCGTTGCCGGTTTTACTGATAAATGCAATGAAATCGACGAGATTATTTCCAGTAACAGCAAATCCTGGAAATTGGAACGAATCGCCAAGGTAGATCTGGCGATCCTGCGGCTTGCCCTGTACGAAATCCTTTATATGGATGACATTCCGCAAAAGGTGACGATCAACGAAGCTATCGAGCTCGCAAAAAAGTATTCTGCGGAAAAATCGTATCAGTTCGTCAATGGTCTTTTGGGAGGCTACCTCCGAAACGGAGGAACGAAGTGA
- the cmk gene encoding (d)CMP kinase, which translates to MKIAIDGPAGAGKSTVAKAIAQKMNFNYLDTGAMYRAAAYAMIEQGIEPSDRTAVLNALPGLSMKIIYKDGVQKVLIDGKDVTPYIRTPRISRGASDIAIIPELRLKLVDIQREVANTYDVVMDGRDIGTYVLPDADFKFFVTASPHERAKRRYLELKETLPEADINEIERDIIARDETDSTREFAPLRQAEDAILVDTTEMDRDQVIAHISAMISGAK; encoded by the coding sequence ATGAAAATAGCCATTGACGGCCCTGCCGGGGCGGGAAAAAGCACTGTCGCTAAAGCGATTGCCCAAAAGATGAATTTTAATTATCTCGATACGGGTGCAATGTACCGCGCCGCTGCCTATGCGATGATCGAACAGGGGATCGAACCTTCCGACCGCACAGCGGTTCTGAACGCATTGCCGGGACTTTCCATGAAAATCATTTATAAAGACGGAGTCCAGAAGGTCCTGATCGACGGAAAAGATGTGACCCCTTACATCCGTACGCCCCGCATTTCTAGGGGTGCGAGTGATATCGCGATTATTCCTGAACTGCGCCTGAAGCTGGTGGATATTCAGCGTGAAGTTGCAAACACATACGACGTGGTGATGGATGGACGCGATATTGGCACGTATGTTCTGCCGGACGCGGATTTTAAGTTCTTCGTCACCGCTTCTCCACACGAGCGTGCAAAGCGCCGGTATCTCGAATTGAAAGAAACCCTGCCGGAGGCCGATATCAATGAAATTGAACGAGACATCATTGCGCGGGACGAAACCGATTCCACGCGTGAGTTCGCCCCTCTGCGTCAGGCAGAGGACGCGATCCTCGTCGATACGACTGAGATGGACCGCGACCAGGTAATCGCACATATTTCCGCTATGATTTCAGGAGCAAAGTAG
- a CDS encoding tRNA (adenosine(37)-N6)-threonylcarbamoyltransferase complex transferase subunit TsaD: MTVYLGIDTSCYTTSLAVADKNKRILCNLKIPLEVAQGKKGLQQSQAVFLHIKNFERLFREHQIAEYGSIAGIAVSEKPRPQEGSYMPVFTVGTMVAGSIASTAGAPVLFTTHQEGHLAAAMIGREMPAEFLAMHVSGGTTELLRVKSNNGFLIEKIGGTKDIAAGQLIDRLAQRLNLPFPGGVHVEALCAGGKNLGFKTSVLGRECNISGLEAQALRAVGTEIPRDICFSVLYALASTLEKMLRHAVHGTGIRDILMFGGVMCNRLIRNYLSSKLEGIRFAEIEYSSDNAAGLAVLAAQKGVTK; this comes from the coding sequence GTGACCGTATACCTGGGAATTGATACAAGCTGTTATACAACTTCGCTTGCAGTAGCGGACAAAAACAAACGAATTTTATGCAATTTAAAAATACCGCTTGAGGTTGCTCAAGGCAAAAAAGGCCTGCAGCAGTCTCAGGCTGTATTTCTTCATATCAAAAATTTCGAACGGCTATTCCGTGAGCACCAAATCGCGGAATATGGTTCCATAGCCGGGATCGCCGTAAGTGAAAAACCCCGTCCACAGGAGGGCTCCTATATGCCGGTCTTTACCGTGGGAACAATGGTTGCTGGAAGTATCGCCAGTACGGCAGGCGCACCCGTACTATTTACCACGCATCAGGAAGGACACCTGGCGGCAGCGATGATTGGCAGGGAAATGCCGGCGGAATTTCTCGCCATGCATGTATCCGGCGGCACAACCGAACTCCTCCGCGTAAAAAGCAATAACGGCTTTCTTATCGAAAAAATAGGCGGCACAAAAGATATTGCCGCAGGTCAGCTGATCGACAGACTGGCGCAGAGGCTGAATCTTCCTTTTCCCGGCGGCGTACATGTCGAAGCGCTTTGTGCCGGCGGAAAAAATCTGGGATTCAAAACAAGCGTACTGGGACGCGAATGCAACATCTCCGGACTGGAGGCCCAAGCGTTGCGGGCGGTGGGAACGGAAATTCCCAGGGATATTTGCTTTTCCGTCCTTTATGCACTTGCTTCGACGCTGGAAAAAATGCTTAGGCACGCCGTGCATGGCACGGGTATTCGGGATATACTGATGTTTGGCGGAGTAATGTGCAACCGCCTGATCCGGAATTATTTGTCTTCAAAATTGGAAGGAATCCGATTTGCAGAAATAGAATATTCTTCTGACAATGCGGCGGGGCTCGCCGTTTTGGCAGCGCAAAAGGGGGTAACAAAATGA
- the folD gene encoding bifunctional methylenetetrahydrofolate dehydrogenase/methenyltetrahydrofolate cyclohydrolase FolD, whose protein sequence is MSAQILSGKELSAEIRTQLKQRVAELKQEKGITPGLAVIQVGDDGGSTIYVNNKEKACAEVGIYSEVNRLPEETTQEELLALVEQYNKNPKIHGLLVQLPLPSHIDETEILKAINPKKDVDGFHVQNAGSLFTGLPGLIACTPKGIIKLIKKSGIDLTGKNAVVIGRSNIVGKPVAILLLNENATITICHSKTKNLPDVCAQADVLVAAIGRPEFVTKEFVKPGAVVIDVGTSRVDGKLKGDVKFDEVSEIAGYITPVPGGVGPMTITMLMENTVDAGEMYG, encoded by the coding sequence ATGAGCGCACAAATTTTAAGCGGAAAAGAACTTTCGGCAGAAATCCGGACACAGCTGAAACAACGTGTTGCGGAGCTGAAACAAGAAAAAGGAATCACGCCGGGACTCGCAGTCATCCAAGTAGGGGACGACGGCGGTTCCACCATTTATGTCAACAATAAAGAAAAGGCCTGTGCGGAAGTTGGCATTTATTCTGAGGTAAACCGTTTGCCCGAAGAGACGACCCAGGAAGAGCTGCTTGCCTTGGTTGAGCAATACAACAAAAACCCGAAAATCCACGGCTTGCTGGTGCAACTTCCGCTGCCCTCGCATATCGATGAAACAGAGATTTTAAAGGCGATCAATCCTAAGAAGGATGTCGACGGCTTCCATGTCCAGAACGCAGGCAGTTTATTCACGGGTCTTCCGGGCCTTATCGCCTGCACGCCCAAAGGAATCATTAAGCTGATAAAGAAATCCGGCATCGATCTTACCGGAAAAAATGCCGTGGTAATCGGGCGAAGCAATATCGTAGGGAAACCCGTAGCCATCCTGTTGCTGAATGAAAACGCCACAATCACGATCTGCCATTCCAAGACAAAAAACCTGCCCGATGTTTGCGCTCAGGCAGACGTTTTGGTCGCTGCCATCGGCCGGCCGGAATTCGTAACCAAAGAATTTGTAAAGCCGGGCGCCGTTGTAATCGACGTTGGGACGTCGCGTGTAGACGGCAAACTAAAGGGCGACGTAAAATTCGATGAAGTCAGCGAAATCGCCGGATATATTACGCCGGTTCCTGGCGGGGTCGGACCTATGACGATCACGATGCTGATGGAAAACACTGTAGATGCAGGAGAAATGTATGGATGA